One Mycobacteriales bacterium DNA segment encodes these proteins:
- a CDS encoding ferredoxin, giving the protein MARQLEVTVESTCISSGYCRNHAPDVFGSGPARKSVVLKNPVEETGAVREAMESCPVEAISAVDAETGEDVFP; this is encoded by the coding sequence ATGGCACGGCAGCTCGAGGTCACGGTCGAGTCGACCTGCATCAGCTCCGGCTACTGCCGCAACCACGCGCCGGACGTCTTCGGCAGCGGACCGGCACGCAAGTCGGTCGTTCTGAAGAACCCGGTCGAGGAGACCGGTGCGGTGCGCGAGGCCATGGAGAGCTGCCCGGTCGAGGCCATCTCCGCGGTCGACGCCGAGACCGGCGAGGACGTCTTCCCGTAA
- a CDS encoding acyl-CoA dehydrogenase family protein, whose amino-acid sequence MYLDYTPAQHELRDQLRTYFASLLTPAVREAIASEGSNAGGETVREIRQKMGADGWLGIGWPTEYGGQGRSVLEQFVFFDEATRAGAPVPMIALNTVGPTLMRNGSQEQKDYFLPRILAGSLDVAIGYTEPGSGTDLASLRTRAERQGDEFVVNGNKVYTTGGATADFIWLAARTNPDAAKHKGISILLVDTTDPGFTATPIVTIGGEVTTATYYEDIHVPASMVVGEVDEGWRLITSQLNHERVALAAMGGRSLELFESVRAWASHETNADGTRLIDVPWVRSALARVYARLEALKLLNWRMAWKTEVGTLTPADASSGKVYGSETDIESYRSLLEIIGRAGFLQKGSAGAELAGVLEKAYRSAPVRTFGGGSNEVQREILAQTALGLPRSKR is encoded by the coding sequence GTGTACCTCGACTACACCCCCGCCCAGCACGAGCTGCGCGATCAGCTGCGGACCTACTTCGCCAGCCTGCTCACCCCCGCCGTCAGGGAGGCCATCGCCTCCGAGGGCAGCAACGCCGGCGGCGAGACGGTCCGTGAGATCCGTCAGAAGATGGGCGCCGACGGCTGGCTCGGCATCGGCTGGCCCACGGAGTACGGCGGCCAGGGGCGCTCCGTGCTCGAGCAGTTCGTGTTCTTCGACGAAGCGACCCGCGCCGGTGCCCCGGTCCCGATGATCGCGCTCAACACCGTCGGGCCGACGCTGATGCGCAACGGCTCCCAGGAGCAGAAGGACTACTTCCTGCCGCGGATCCTGGCCGGCTCGCTCGACGTGGCGATCGGCTACACCGAGCCCGGCTCCGGCACCGACCTCGCGTCGCTGCGCACCCGCGCGGAGCGCCAGGGCGACGAGTTCGTCGTCAACGGCAACAAGGTCTACACGACCGGTGGTGCGACGGCCGACTTCATCTGGCTGGCCGCCCGCACCAACCCCGACGCCGCCAAGCACAAGGGCATCTCGATCCTGCTGGTCGACACGACCGACCCCGGCTTCACCGCCACACCGATCGTGACGATCGGCGGCGAGGTCACGACCGCGACCTACTACGAGGACATCCACGTCCCGGCGTCGATGGTCGTCGGCGAGGTCGACGAGGGCTGGCGCCTCATCACCTCCCAGCTCAACCACGAGCGGGTCGCGCTCGCTGCCATGGGCGGCCGGTCGCTCGAGCTGTTCGAGTCGGTGCGGGCCTGGGCCTCCCACGAGACCAACGCAGACGGCACCCGGCTCATCGACGTCCCCTGGGTCCGCTCCGCGCTCGCCCGCGTCTACGCCCGCCTCGAGGCGCTGAAGCTCCTCAACTGGCGGATGGCCTGGAAGACCGAGGTCGGCACCCTCACCCCGGCCGACGCCAGCAGCGGCAAGGTCTACGGCTCGGAGACCGACATCGAGTCCTACCGCAGCCTGCTCGAGATCATCGGCCGCGCCGGCTTCCTGCAGAAGGGCTCCGCGGGCGCCGAGCTCGCGGGCGTCCTCGAGAAGGCCTACCGCAGTGCCCCCGTCCGGACCTTCGGCGGCGGTTCCAACGAGGTGCAGCGCGAGATCCTCGCGCAGACCGCCCTCGGCCTGCCCCGCAGCAAGCGCTAG
- a CDS encoding crotonase/enoyl-CoA hydratase family protein → MSEEHLLVEKSGHVLTLTFNNPAAKNSFTPNMLSRMADAWVQADEDDDIRVVILTGSTEVFCAGADLKAMGRDPAPDDEHGKRFKSDAGMAWRALLRHYRLTKPLIAAVEGPAIAGGTEILQATDIRVAGESATFGVAEVRRGLFPLGGSTVRLRRQISYTNAAELLLTGRTISAQEAKDMGLIGHVVPDGQALAKAHEIAQAICANGPLAVKAVKRSLQETEGLPEEDALKVELEIGMRVFMTEDAKEGPRAFAEKRTPNFTGR, encoded by the coding sequence GTGAGCGAGGAGCACCTGCTCGTCGAGAAGTCCGGACACGTCCTGACACTCACCTTCAACAACCCCGCGGCGAAGAACTCCTTCACCCCCAACATGCTGTCCCGCATGGCGGACGCCTGGGTCCAGGCCGATGAGGACGACGACATCCGCGTCGTCATCCTCACCGGGTCGACGGAGGTCTTCTGCGCGGGCGCAGACCTCAAGGCGATGGGCCGCGACCCCGCACCCGACGACGAGCACGGCAAGCGCTTCAAGTCCGACGCCGGCATGGCCTGGCGCGCCCTGCTGCGCCACTACCGCCTCACCAAGCCGCTCATCGCCGCGGTCGAGGGCCCCGCGATCGCCGGGGGCACCGAGATCCTGCAGGCCACCGACATCCGCGTGGCGGGCGAGTCGGCGACCTTCGGCGTCGCCGAGGTCCGCCGCGGTCTCTTCCCGCTCGGCGGCTCCACGGTGCGGCTGCGTCGCCAGATCTCCTACACCAACGCCGCCGAGCTGCTGCTCACGGGCAGGACCATCTCGGCCCAGGAGGCCAAGGACATGGGCCTCATCGGCCACGTCGTGCCCGACGGCCAGGCGCTCGCCAAGGCCCACGAGATCGCCCAGGCGATCTGCGCCAACGGCCCGCTCGCGGTGAAGGCGGTCAAGCGGTCGCTGCAGGAGACCGAGGGTCTGCCGGAGGAGGATGCGCTCAAGGTCGAGCTCGAGATCGGTATGCGCGTCTTCATGACCGAGGACGCCAAGGAGGGCCCGCGGGCCTTCGCCGAGAAGCGCACGCCGAACTTCACCGGTCGCTAG
- a CDS encoding MFS transporter: MTLEAETATGEGAAPKGKWGPYGRRPLVVLCLIGLVDAVDRGVLPGVIELVKDDLGLSDFQAGLLSSAIVVATLLVAVPGGLLADRRDRRTLMAIVLCLWSAATALSAGVRSFPQLFAVRSLLGVGDAINDPAAQSLVADYYPPAVRGRAYGWQRVVPTAGVAVGAVVGGVLGEAFGWRVAVLAVALPGLVVAVMVRRLPLPERGASDLPSVTATGAPPTLLPSQASPVLAPLSTRQSLMACLRVPSLRALLFATSITTASLAALGFWGIAYHQRASGLSASKAAAVAGGAILVGAIIGGFGGGVLADRLRGRVKGAALLLGACTTAAGTVLLLLSFNDGIPVYGVRLPLQVLAVALIVAALPALTAMTTEVVRPHLRGTAFGLLKLFANLFAALTPPLIGFIADTRQITVDGEETGDLGFAFRWTVWAVLLGSALLLYGRRHVEEDVRAASA; the protein is encoded by the coding sequence GTGACCCTCGAGGCCGAGACAGCGACAGGCGAAGGGGCCGCCCCGAAGGGCAAGTGGGGTCCCTACGGCCGCCGCCCGCTGGTGGTGCTCTGCCTCATCGGCCTCGTCGACGCGGTCGACCGGGGTGTCCTGCCCGGCGTCATCGAGCTGGTCAAGGACGACCTGGGCCTCTCGGACTTCCAGGCCGGCCTGCTGTCCAGCGCGATCGTCGTTGCGACCCTCCTGGTGGCCGTCCCCGGCGGCTTGCTCGCCGACCGCCGCGACCGGCGCACCCTCATGGCGATCGTGCTGTGCCTGTGGTCCGCGGCCACCGCGCTGTCGGCAGGAGTGCGGTCCTTCCCGCAGCTGTTCGCCGTGCGGTCGCTGCTCGGTGTCGGCGACGCCATCAACGACCCCGCAGCCCAGTCCCTGGTCGCCGACTACTACCCGCCCGCGGTACGCGGTCGCGCCTACGGCTGGCAGCGCGTCGTCCCGACGGCCGGTGTCGCCGTGGGCGCGGTGGTCGGCGGCGTGCTGGGCGAGGCGTTCGGCTGGCGCGTCGCGGTGCTCGCCGTCGCCCTGCCCGGTCTGGTCGTGGCCGTCATGGTGCGCCGGCTCCCGCTGCCCGAGCGCGGCGCCTCCGACCTGCCGAGCGTCACCGCGACCGGTGCGCCGCCGACGCTGCTGCCCTCGCAGGCCTCCCCCGTGCTCGCTCCGCTGTCGACCCGGCAGTCCCTGATGGCGTGCCTGCGCGTCCCCTCCCTGCGGGCCCTGCTGTTCGCGACGTCCATCACGACCGCGTCCCTGGCCGCGCTGGGCTTCTGGGGCATCGCCTACCACCAGCGGGCTTCCGGGCTCTCCGCCTCGAAGGCGGCCGCCGTGGCAGGCGGCGCGATCCTGGTCGGTGCCATCATCGGCGGCTTCGGCGGTGGGGTGCTGGCGGACAGGTTGAGGGGCCGGGTCAAAGGCGCTGCCCTCCTGCTGGGCGCCTGCACCACCGCCGCCGGGACGGTCCTGCTGCTGCTGTCGTTCAACGACGGCATCCCCGTCTACGGCGTGCGACTGCCCCTGCAGGTCCTGGCCGTCGCCCTCATCGTGGCCGCCCTGCCCGCTCTGACCGCGATGACGACCGAGGTGGTGCGGCCGCACCTGCGCGGCACCGCCTTCGGCCTGCTGAAGCTGTTCGCGAACCTCTTCGCCGCGCTGACGCCGCCCCTCATCGGCTTCATCGCGGACACCCGGCAGATCACCGTGGACGGCGAGGAGACCGGTGACCTGGGCTTCGCGTTCAGGTGGACCGTCTGGGCCGTGCTGCTGGGCAGCGCCCTGCTGCTCTACGGCCGGCGCCACGTCGAGGAAGACGTGCGGGCTGCTTCGGCTTGA
- a CDS encoding PaaI family thioesterase — MSTPEPTVLTDSADVLADAVRGLLEVAVRTQVGRDDVLAAADAVEGVTALLSRDLRHGPWTPDRTDPRPSPYNAVIGTGNPLAAPVVLTAREPAGVHGHVRFGTAYEGAPGLVHGGVLSMVMDQVFGEAAIAAGVGGMTVGLEVRYVAPTPLDCVLEVDGRVVDAGERKVRLEGSIRVGGTTTVTATATFFRITAEHAQRLFPHLVRE; from the coding sequence GTGAGCACCCCCGAGCCGACCGTCCTCACCGACTCCGCCGACGTCCTCGCCGACGCCGTGCGCGGCCTGCTCGAGGTCGCGGTCCGCACCCAGGTAGGTCGCGACGACGTGCTCGCGGCGGCCGACGCCGTCGAGGGCGTCACCGCGCTGCTCAGCCGCGACCTGCGCCACGGACCGTGGACGCCGGACCGCACCGACCCGCGACCCTCGCCCTACAACGCCGTCATCGGCACGGGCAACCCGCTGGCCGCCCCGGTCGTCCTGACGGCCCGCGAGCCGGCCGGCGTCCACGGCCACGTCCGCTTCGGAACGGCGTACGAGGGTGCCCCTGGTCTGGTCCACGGCGGCGTGCTGTCGATGGTCATGGACCAGGTCTTCGGCGAGGCGGCGATCGCGGCCGGCGTCGGCGGGATGACCGTCGGCCTCGAGGTCCGCTACGTCGCGCCGACACCTCTCGACTGCGTGCTCGAGGTCGACGGGCGGGTCGTCGACGCTGGCGAACGCAAGGTGCGGCTCGAGGGCTCGATCCGGGTCGGCGGCACGACCACCGTGACCGCCACCGCGACCTTCTTCCGCATCACCGCCGAGCACGCCCAGCGGTTGTTCCCCCACCTGGTCCGCGAGTGA
- a CDS encoding acyl-CoA dehydrogenase family protein — protein MDFTPTEEQDDVRGLATQLFATATHPELAQTGFDQQLWAKLAEAGLLALPVSEELGGAGLPLSVAAVLAEECGRAAGRVPLVPVLAALPLLTAAQGDLIGRVLSGDAIVVPALQADGWGAGLTASGEGDALTVSGTQLAIAWAREASHAVVAAGDVLALVDLGGPGVDRVDERVSSQEPHATLVLTGAPAVTLTTGAEAVTAAVSRLALLQAALAVGIAEESLKIAAAHVSTREQFGKPLATFQAITYQVADCWIDVEAMRLTAQQATWRVDQGLPAAEQTAIAAFWAAEGVQRVVSKAVHLHGGLGVDVSYPLHRWFLMGKVVELSLGGAQRQLEDLGALLAAR, from the coding sequence ATGGACTTCACCCCCACCGAGGAGCAGGACGACGTCCGCGGCCTCGCCACCCAGCTGTTCGCGACAGCGACGCACCCCGAGCTCGCGCAGACCGGCTTCGACCAGCAGCTGTGGGCCAAGCTCGCCGAGGCGGGCCTGCTGGCGCTGCCGGTGTCGGAGGAGCTCGGCGGCGCCGGCCTCCCGCTGTCGGTCGCGGCCGTGCTCGCCGAGGAGTGCGGCCGGGCCGCGGGCCGCGTCCCGCTCGTCCCCGTCCTCGCCGCGCTGCCGCTGCTCACCGCCGCGCAGGGCGACCTCATCGGCCGCGTCCTGTCCGGTGACGCGATCGTCGTACCCGCCCTGCAGGCCGACGGCTGGGGCGCCGGCCTCACTGCGTCCGGTGAGGGCGACGCCCTCACCGTCTCCGGCACCCAGCTGGCCATCGCGTGGGCCCGCGAGGCCTCCCACGCCGTCGTCGCCGCAGGCGACGTCCTCGCCCTGGTCGACCTCGGCGGCCCCGGGGTCGACCGCGTCGACGAGCGGGTGAGCTCGCAGGAGCCGCACGCCACCCTCGTCCTCACCGGCGCCCCCGCCGTGACGCTGACCACCGGTGCCGAGGCCGTGACCGCAGCGGTCTCCCGGCTCGCCCTGCTGCAGGCCGCCCTCGCTGTCGGCATCGCGGAGGAGTCGCTGAAGATCGCGGCGGCCCACGTCTCCACCCGCGAGCAGTTCGGCAAGCCGCTCGCGACCTTCCAGGCCATCACCTACCAGGTGGCGGACTGCTGGATCGACGTCGAGGCGATGCGCCTCACCGCGCAGCAGGCGACGTGGCGCGTCGACCAGGGCCTGCCGGCCGCGGAGCAGACCGCGATCGCGGCGTTCTGGGCTGCCGAGGGCGTGCAGCGCGTGGTGTCCAAGGCGGTGCACCTGCACGGCGGTCTGGGCGTCGACGTCAGCTACCCGCTGCACCGCTGGTTCCTCATGGGCAAGGTCGTCGAGCTCTCGCTCGGCGGTGCGCAGCGCCAGCTCGAGGACCTCGGCGCACTGCTCGCGGCACGGTGA